The stretch of DNA actgtagttttgatttggatttatCTAATAAATagcaatgatgagcatctttATATATGCCTGTTGTtcatttgtatgtattctttggagatatgtctatttaggtctgcccattttttgatggtgttgttgttgttgttgttaagttgtatgagctgtttgtatattttggaaattgagcCCTGGTCAGTTGCaatgcttgcaaatattttctcctagtctgtatgttgtctttttgtttatggtttccttttttgtgcaaaagcttttaagtttgattaggttccatttgtttattttgcttttatttatattatcttgGGAGACTgatgtcaatggcaccccactccagtattcttgcctggaaaatcccatggacggaggagcctggtaggctgcagtccatggggttgctaggagtcagacacgactgagaggcttcacttttacttttcactttcacacattggagaagaaaatggcaacccaccccagtgttcttgcctggagaatcccagggacgggggagcctggtgggctgccgtctatggagtcgcacagagtcagacacgactgaagcaacttagcaacagcagcagcagcagggagactgATGTAGGAAaacattgctatgatttatgtgaAAGAATGTTTTATCTATGGTCTTGTATAGGAGTTTTATGTTATTATGCCTATATTTAAGTCTTAAAGCCActctgagtttatttctgggctctctattctgttctactgatctctatgtctgtttttggGTTTTGTGCCTATATCACTCtgttttgataactgtagctttgtagtattgtctgagcTCTGGAGGGGTTATGCttccagcttttttctttttcctcaggattgctttggcaattctgagtCTTCTGTGGTGCCATATACCTTTTAGGATTATTCTAGATATGTACCAAATTGTAATgtgtaatttgataaggattgcaataaatctgtagttttctttgggtagtatgtccattttaactatatttttccaatccaagagcatgggatatcttttcattttcttgaatcatattctgtttcttttatcaGTATTTCATAGTTCTCAGCTTatgtctttcatctccttggttaggtttattcctaggtatttaattttttgtcttgtgattttaaatgcaatttttgttttactttctcctaatattttattgttagtgtaaagaagtacaatatatttctctatattaatcttatattctGCTACCTGCTGAATCCTTTTATCAGTTCTAATAGATTTTATATGGagtctttcagtcagttcagtcactcagtcttgtccaactctttgcaaccccatggactgcagcataccaggcttccctgtccatcactaactccctgaacttactcaaactcatgtccattgagtcagtgatgccatccaaccatctcatcctctgtcaatcccttctcctcctgccttcaatctttcccagcatcagggtcttttcaaatgagtcagctcttcacatcaggtggccaaagtattggagtttcagcttcaacatcagtccttccaatgaacacccaggactgatctcctttaggatggactggttgcacctccttgcagtccaagggactcttaagcatcttctccaacaccacagttcaaaagcatcaattcttctgcactcagcttctttatagtccaactctcagatccatacatgactactgtaaaaaccatagctttgactagacagacatttgttggcaaagtaatgtctccactttttaatggAGTATCTAGGGTTTTCTATACAGAGTATCATGTTACCAacatataatgacaattttacctcttccattactatttggataccttttatttctttttttttttttttttgtctaatttGCCTTAGTTAGGACTTccaatacaatgttgaatagaactGGTGAGAGTGcccatccttgtcttattccagaatgtggtttgtcataaatggatttTATGTCCCCACTACACCCACTACAGCAAGAGTTTTAATCGTGAACtgttattgaattttatcaaatgctttttctgcatctatgtggttttttctttttgttgatttgCATATGGTGAACCATTCTTGTGACCCTGGAATGAATCCAGTTTGATCGTGGTGTGTGATGATTTTTATGTGTTGtttgatttgatttgctaatatatttttaaagatttttacttccatattcatcaaagataatggtttttttctgttttaaaactcaTGGCAAACAACCCCAATCTCTGCCTCCTAGTTTCTTCTGATTGAATAACCTCAATATCTTtaagatcatatatatatatttttactccaAGATGAGGTGAATAATTTAAATAGAATCAGAAGATGAGATATAAATGATCAAATTCCATCAATTTCTTCTTCAAGATTTCATGATTATGCTCAGTGGAGTGAATGCAATTATTTGTTCTTCTAAATAAGATTTGCTGATGTACTTTGCCTTTCCTAACAAATATTCTCCTACAAACACGAAGTTTATTCCAGTAGCAAATATACCTATTGTTGTGTGGTCTCTATTCTTGTCCTTATAGGGTGCTCAGTTAAGAAGGTAAGTTAAATACTCTAAAATAATTCCTTTGATACAACTAAATTTCTTGATCCTTGGAGTCTTTATTGactgtgtttttttcttcactttttcacATCACCACATCCTGCCTATTCCTCTTTATCCTCAGATTTGCTTTTTTTGGGAGTATCCAGAACACCACCCTCCATCTCATCACCTCATACACGGACTACGACAACAGCCCCTCAACTGGTCTTCCTGACACTTTTCCCCTCCATCTAGTTCTTCTTACCAGATACATGTTCCAGAGATTCTCCCagccttatttttttattatgcaCTCACACAGACTTCTGTTCTTGCTGGCCAAATTTGCTCATCAGCTAAATAAGACTGACTTATTTTCCCCTCAGTCTTTATATGTGCTATCCTGCATATTTGGGAAATTGCCTTCTTTCACCTCTTGTTCCCTCTATTCCAAACTTACCTCTTGCACAGTTCAAGACTGAATCACCCCACCTCACTTATCAGCACTACatgtatattattaatttttctacttGGACTGTATTTTGCAAATACCCTTTTCTTCCTGCATTTGATGTGTAAACTCATTGAGAACAGGgacttcagtgttttaaaaaacatttctgttttactttttgtagTGGACAGTACATGGTGGGCACAATTGACTTTACTAATATCTGGAGAAATGTGCTTGATTAACTAGCAGTGAGCATTTGGAAAGATAAATTTTGATGGTTGCAGGTGATTTTGCAAGTTCTGATCTCACAATAATTAAATAGAGTGCTGAATAACCTTCTTAAATTGCCTATGGTTAATTTTAGTTctaaaaaagacaaatttgatATGAAAGAGTTTGAAGTGAATTATTGCTTATCAAACATCCCCATACATTCATCAGAGTGCCTTAATGTTCAACACTCTGACCTCCTATCAAACCTCTTAGAACAAAATTGCATGAGTAATAGAGCAATTTGAGTCAAATAGTTTTCAACATTAAATTCTCTCCCAGAAAAAAGCAACAATTTCAAGTGTTCAAACTTAACTGGACACTATGAAACTGTTTTCTGTCTTAACTTCACTCTCTGATTTTATCAGATCACTACCTCACCTTGGGAAGTGAATACAAGGAGTGTAAAGATTTATATTGCAATTTTCAGGATATTTCCCCCAGTCATTATTTAATTCTCTAGAAAATGCTTGGTGAAAGCcaactaatttatttaaaaataaaaattcatttcaatgccattctccattgaaacatgtaaaatatcatgtaagaaatgagttgccagtccaggttcgatgcacaatactggatgcttggggctagtgcactgggacgacccagagggatggtacggggagggaggagggaggagggttcaggatggggaacacatgtatacctgtagcggattcaGTTTGAtagttggcaaaactaatacaattatgtgaagtttaaaaataaaattaaaaaaatagaaaataaaaaatacaatttaatgttaaaaaaataaaaataaaaactctgctTTCAAGCATTAACTGCCctttggcattttatttttaaataaattagttgGCTTTCACCTAAGCCCTTCAAACCACCAAGAGTGTCAGGGAATGTCCTCCTTTTTCTTgccataatttctttccttctcacgAGCCATTTTCTATATTGTACAGAGTTATAGGATATGACTCATTTCCATGTCCTCTTGAAAATCCTCTATAAATTTCTTTCAGAGTCTCCATAGTCGTATTGGAGAACGTAGATTGCCAAACCTGTCAAATGTCATCCTTTGTTAAATTGTAACGATGTACCTGTTGTCCATCCCCTGGGCATTGCTTATTATTAATGCAGTTTCCCTATGTATCTATTGTTTTCATGCATTTCTCATTTGTCTCATAGTTTGTgacattttcagaattttcaccTTAAAATAgcctcagttttaaaaattatgtatactGTTGAAGGATGAGCTTTATAAATTTGTTGTGAATGTATAGAAACTAGTTGCAGCAGTATTTTTCTACATTTCCAAAATCCATTTCAgtgagaaactgaaaagaaaaagtttcccTCTGTGAAAGCAATTGGAAGAATGCATCATGTTCTAGACGAAATACTTATTATGCCCATACAggttatatcttttaaaaattctcagatGAAAATTGAATTTTGAATTGCCatctagaaataaatttttatagataGTGTACACATTGGTTCCTGAAAATGGTAGAAAAGGTTTCTTGTCGAGTTCCCTAACACAAGTGTGAATGCTCTGTTTTTGAGTACCTACTTGTAGTGAAAGGACACATTGTGGCCAGCCAACTCAAATTGCTACCCACGTTTAATCATTGTAAATAAAGGAAGCAGAGAGACCCATGTTATATTTTCAGAACTGGCATGCTCAATACAGAACTATTAGTTTAAAAATACCACTGAACATTCTATTTGAATTAATCTAGACTtctgtgaaaaacaaaataataaaaagtacaaTTGGTCACTTAAACATATACTATTTCATGCAGGTTATTAACTTAGTAACTACACATATTATTAAAGAACAATGAGAGTAAATACAACTTTGTAACACTTGGCAAACAGTTCAGAATTGataaatttccattttgaaatacCTATAGTTTCTACAGAAGCAAAATCACCTTTCTCAgtggaaaaaaatgtatctataaaacACCTATGTGCTGaacattactttttaaaggaGCAACTAATTGTCCCAGTGTGAAATGAACGTATATCACTCCTAAGGTTTAACATACTGTTTGTGCATAATGCATTTTCCGAGCATCTGgatatagaaaagcaacagaaaaacaaGTACTTTGAACAAAACCCATGGATTATAGGGAATCAATCATGTAGAGAggttgaaataaataataaaaacatattacCTAATGTTCTCTTAAACATTTGTGTTTCACAGTTACCAGGACTGggaaaattcttcatttttacaCACTGTGTACACTTGTCCTTGTTTATATTCGCCCCCAAACATGATTTAAGATCCATACGCAAAATGCCAGAATGAACCTTAATTAATTGACCCCCACAGTAATCTTTGTGGACAGCACACCAAAGTTCACTGGAAATAACACAAAGAAGTAATTCACAATAAGTACTAGAATAGGGGCACATTCCTTACAGCAAATCCATAAGATTTTAGAATATTCACAGGGATTTTCTGATATGGTACAATCACAGTCACTTTGTGAGGGTGAAGAAGTTTAGTCTATAAAATATACTCTTTGAAGCACCAAGAACAGAGATACTTCTGAAGGAGCCTTGCACACATGGCCAAGCAGATATTGTGTATATTCAGAACAGTCTGTTTCACAACTACATTTCAGATGAGAATCACTGCAATTTCTTCTCTACCACTAGTAAACTTAAATCGTTTAGCACTTCATCTGTGAATATTGTTGTGTAACTTCTTTTCTACTGCTGACTCTTGcagtcaatatttatttaaattcagaCTCCAACGGTATTGCAAAAAAGGAAGATGTGAGCATCTTCATGTAAAACTTATAGCATAGCAACTCAAGAGATCATGTGGAAAAAATCCAAATCTCAATTTGTTAGCAAACAATAAAATGCCTaacttaaaatgtgttttcaaatTTGTAAAACTTTGTTAATAGGGAAAAAACCATAAGGTTTGTTAAACATCATTCTAAAAGAGCTAACAGCCTATCTATTCATTTGCTTAAGAAATGCACGTTGTTTACCTACCTACCAGTTTGCCTACAGAAAATGTGCTTgcctaataaaactaaaagctgtcaTCATGCACTGTTGATTTAGTATACAGAAGTTGTCCATTATGTTGAAGAAGTTCTAAACGTATCaaccacatttttttcttaactgatCTTCCTCTACATACAATCTTCCAATTGGGATGTCTCAACACTTCTTTCTTGATAATTCCTGATTTTCAGTTACTCTATAAAAGTTCTCGTTTCCTCTTAAACTTAGTTCAGAATTTTCAAATTCAATTAAAGTCtttaagtttttcttctttcaaatacTATGTGAATACtgaaatattcataaatatgGGGAACATAGCTTACCTACCAAAGTTGCTGTCTAAGTAGTATCATAAAATCTACTCTAAAacaatagaatttaaaattgttttcttttaaggaagaaatcaaaactgtacaTTGGAACAAGGTACTATACTACAAAAGCAGGTCCTTCTATCCCCCCACTATTCTggaaatgtaaacaaaaattaGATACAAAAGTGATTTCTGTGCGGTATTCTTTGAACACTTTTTCAGCACCTCAATGTTATTAGGTGTACTTTTTGCTTGGTATAGGAGAAATTTTGTATGCACACATAGCTGTTCAGAGGACTTCAGATTTTCGACTACCAAATATCACTGGTGAAGCTATACTCTTTGGATGATAAAGGTAGCAGGGAACTGTTCCTATGAAATTCCTGGTTATCTTTCAGGGCATTGTTAAGGGGTAGCTGTCCATTGAGTAGTGTCAGAGGCAGGTTACAATAAGTGTGGTGGTTGCCTAAGGAAGGTACTGGCAAGGTGGTGGTTGGCATCTCCTGTTTATAACCTCTGCAACAATGCCTCATTTGCATCGAATCTGAATGGTGGAAATCCGGGAGATCAGCTTGAGATGACACCAGAGAGGCCGAGGTATTGGTCATGGCAATAGAGGGTATAGGCTGGAGCTCTCCAAAAAGTCCTTGTTCTGCAGAGTCCAGAACATGGCACCgagaaagcatttcttttttcttggtggGCATTTCATATACTAAGTGCTTCCAAAACTTAGAATTTAATTTGCTGCTCTTGGGTCCCTTCCACTTGATCAGGGACAGAACTTTGATGCTGCGTTTTAGTGATTCCACCTCCTGGCAATTCACCTTTCCTTTTAATTCTGTACATTCAATCAAAATCACTTTGATTTCTCCACTGACTAGCATATTATGGAGTCTGCTTTCCAATTCGAAAATACTCCATCCTCGTCTGAGAATATAGTCTGGAGTTAGCACGATAATAAGTCTTCTGCTTTGCTCAACACATCTTGTGAGATCTTCAACGTAGGCTACAAatcacagaaagagagaaagagtaaaacaaagaCATTCCCAGTCTTTAAAGCAGTAGGTTTGCATTCTAGTATAGCAAAGATGCAGTCTTTCACTAAGGTACAtcgctttttcttttcttgtattgcACACTCAGAAAGCTtattgcctaaaaaaaaaaaaaaattctaatactTTTCTTTCCCCTCACCATTACTTACAGTGTTTTAGCTAATATAAACTGACTTCTTCAGAGCTTAGgtgtatttcagttatttttatttactgaatCATTTAATTCAAGATAAGCCTTCAGGCTAATATTCTAAGTGAACAATCAGTGGGTTGATGAAGAGAGAAATGGAGCCTTTTAATGAAGGTCACTGTATTTATGGGTTTGGTTTGCTTTTCCTTCAGTTTCCAACTACTAAACAAGTAGAGAGGTCTAtgtacataatttatatatattacattatactTCAAAGataattatgaaagagatggtgGAAAATCTCTTCTAAAATCATAGCTTGTTTCTCAGAATATCTTCTGTTATTTGCAACCTTAGTTTCTCCATTTTGTTCTTCAAACATGGAGATAgggaagtggtgtgtgtgtgcccatgagTTTAATTTGAACCAGCTGCTCTTTGTTCAGAGGAGGAGTGAGGGGTGGAGTTGGAGCATGGGGGATGGTGTGGAATGGTCAGTATAGGAGGAGGAGTCTATCAACTGAGAAGTCTTTGCTCTACTTtgtgggaaaattctgaaagtaagGTGAATAAGTTATGGTCTTTTCCTAGTAGAAAAGCACTCAACTAACTCTAGGTTTGTTTATCCCATGGAATAATCCTTTTGCAACCAGGCTTCCCAAAGCCTTATCCGCCAAAAAGggaaacacacacatgtgttaACAAATGGAGACTTGGACACAGGTGCTGTAACAGCGAGCTGTCTTTACTAAGCAGAGCACGAGGCCTTGTCTAATGTACAGTGCCCTCTAGCAGAAGCAGTGCTTACAGAAGCATAGCAACATTTG from Bos mutus isolate GX-2022 chromosome X, NWIPB_WYAK_1.1, whole genome shotgun sequence encodes:
- the LOC138986483 gene encoding X-linked interleukin-1 receptor accessory protein-like 2, whose product is MLVSGEIKVILIECTELKGKVNCQEVESLKRSIKVLSLIKWKGPKSSKLNSKFWKHLVYEMPTKKKEMLSRCHVLDSAEQGLFGELQPIPSIAMTNTSASLVSSQADLPDFHHSDSMQMRHCCRGYKQEMPTTTLPVPSLGNHHTYCNLPLTLLNGQLPLNNALKDNQEFHRNSSLLPLSSKEYSFTSDIW